Genomic window (Arachis hypogaea cultivar Tifrunner chromosome 13, arahy.Tifrunner.gnm2.J5K5, whole genome shotgun sequence):
ACTGGTAGGGTTCTCCGGAGAAAAGATCCCAATTAAAGGCTATATATGGCTAAAAACGACAATGGGAGACACCCCATTGTCACAGACCATTGACATCCAATATCTTATTGTCGACTGTCCCAGTCCTTACAATATTATCCTCGGAAGACCTGCTCTGAACATGTTCAGAGTAGTAGTGTCTACCTTACATTTATGTGTTAAGTTTCAGGCACAGGATGGCAAGATAGCAACACTCCACTCAGACCGCCAACAAGCTCGGAAGTGTTACAATACAAGCCTAAAAAATCCGATGTGAGACAAAAATATCAACAAGAGGTCAAGGCTATCCACAGCACGAACGAAATACTATCCCTAGCAGAGCTCGACCCTCGGGAGGACACCCAAGAAAGACCTCAACCAGCGGACGAACTCCAAAAAGTTCCCCTGACATCAAAACCAGGACAATTCACCTGAATTGGCCGAGCCCTTCAAGGACAAGAGCAATTGGAACTTATAAAGGTACTACAAGACAACGCCGATCTATTTGCCTGGACCTCGGCAGATATTCCAGGAATAGACCCAAACATTATTTGCCACAAGCTCGCCATCGACAGAATGATCCGACCTGTAGCTCAAAAGAAAATGAACATCGGGGCGGAAAAAGCAAAGGCAGCTCTAGAGGAAACTAAGAAGGTACTCAGTGCCGACTTCATCAAAGAAATCCGCTTCACC
Coding sequences:
- the LOC112735313 gene encoding uncharacterized protein, giving the protein MLTIEGTVPQSNKDTIDLKITFIQADISSTIPNLDDPVVISIQTGELLVRKVLLDPGSSADVLFYSTFQKMKLYGKSMQPSFGELVGFSGEKIPIKGYIWLKTTMGDTPLSQTIDIQYLIVDCPSPYNIILGRPALNMFRVVVSTLHLCVKFQAQDGKIATLHSDRQQARKCYNTSLKNPM